The Methylomusa anaerophila genome has a segment encoding these proteins:
- the hflX gene encoding GTPase HflX, whose protein sequence is MTEIYGETHGIKQSIISTLERIYDMSVPHGQTISLELAGALAEFTTLLKREIAVYINRRGLIIRITVGDARTVSLADPEGRRALNRLSGIRCIHTHPGGDSRLSSVDAASLKEMRFDLMVALGVGKNEIREVSFGYISGYKQDSYEIQTVGPLDINDFIQADFNYLVSQIERQLENREKASELLETERALTVGIERQGDWDIHDSLTELGQLAETAGAEVAGSVWQKRSQPDPAFYIGKGKVQEINLLRQAKGADIIVFDDELSPAQQRNLEQALGSKVIDRTALILDIFAQRARSHEGKLQVELAQLKYNLPRLGGQGLVLSRLGGGIGTRGPGETKLEVDRRRIRTRITEIQREIETHKKHRKLHRERRQESRIPTIALVGYTNAGKSTLLNKLTDASVLAEDKLFATLDPTTRKIRLPNGKEALLSDTVGFIQKLPHQLIAAFRGTLEEVVQADLLLHVIDASHPQYQQQSDAVYEVLKELNAVNAVNAVNAVNAVNAVNAVNVGKKPIFTVFNKIDKQDNPAVIERMLREPSSVAVSALTGENLDKLLDMLEIGTKRYSRDAVLLIPYAESGLVAELYETAIVNRTEYRPEGILVFASLPIETRGRYETYVAGDEYNV, encoded by the coding sequence GTGACGGAAATTTACGGCGAAACGCACGGCATAAAACAAAGTATTATTAGTACTTTGGAAAGGATATATGATATGTCGGTACCACACGGACAAACGATAAGTCTCGAACTAGCCGGCGCTCTTGCCGAATTCACTACTTTATTGAAGCGTGAAATCGCCGTTTACATTAACAGACGTGGCTTAATTATACGGATAACGGTGGGAGACGCCCGTACGGTATCACTGGCTGACCCGGAAGGGCGAAGGGCTCTAAACCGCTTGAGCGGCATTCGTTGCATTCATACCCATCCGGGAGGAGACAGCCGTCTCAGTTCAGTGGATGCGGCTTCCCTCAAGGAAATGCGGTTTGATTTGATGGTTGCCTTAGGAGTGGGGAAAAACGAAATACGTGAGGTAAGCTTCGGCTACATTAGCGGTTACAAACAAGACAGTTATGAAATTCAGACGGTTGGCCCGTTAGACATTAATGACTTCATTCAGGCAGATTTTAATTACTTGGTTAGCCAGATTGAACGTCAATTGGAAAACAGGGAAAAAGCTTCGGAACTATTGGAGACTGAACGAGCTCTTACTGTCGGAATTGAGAGACAAGGAGATTGGGATATTCATGATTCTTTAACAGAATTAGGCCAACTCGCTGAGACGGCCGGTGCCGAAGTTGCAGGCTCTGTTTGGCAGAAACGTAGTCAGCCTGACCCGGCCTTTTATATTGGAAAGGGCAAGGTGCAGGAGATTAACCTGCTAAGGCAGGCGAAAGGCGCGGATATCATTGTTTTTGATGATGAACTTTCCCCGGCCCAGCAGAGAAATTTGGAACAAGCGCTTGGTTCAAAAGTTATCGATCGTACCGCACTAATTTTGGACATTTTTGCTCAGCGCGCACGGTCACATGAAGGAAAGCTGCAGGTTGAACTGGCGCAATTGAAGTATAATTTGCCTCGTTTAGGTGGACAAGGACTTGTGTTATCTCGTTTAGGAGGTGGCATTGGAACCAGGGGACCGGGGGAAACAAAGCTTGAAGTTGATCGCAGGCGTATACGGACCCGAATTACTGAAATTCAAAGAGAAATCGAAACCCATAAGAAGCACCGCAAATTGCATAGGGAACGACGACAGGAATCACGTATTCCTACAATAGCGCTAGTGGGTTATACGAATGCCGGTAAGTCTACTTTATTAAATAAACTGACCGACGCGAGCGTTTTGGCTGAGGACAAGCTATTTGCGACTTTGGACCCAACTACCCGGAAAATTAGGCTGCCTAATGGAAAAGAGGCGTTACTTAGTGATACTGTGGGGTTTATCCAAAAACTGCCTCATCAGTTGATTGCCGCTTTTCGCGGAACCTTAGAAGAAGTAGTTCAGGCTGATTTATTGTTGCATGTAATTGATGCAAGTCATCCTCAATATCAGCAGCAAAGCGATGCAGTTTATGAAGTCTTGAAAGAACTTAATGCTGTTAATGCTGTTAATGCTGTTAATGCTGTTAATGCTGTTAATGCTGTTAATGCTGTTAATGTTGGTAAGAAACCTATTTTTACTGTGTTCAATAAAATAGATAAGCAAGACAACCCCGCCGTGATTGAACGGATGCTTCGTGAACCAAGTAGTGTTGCTGTTTCGGCCCTGACCGGTGAAAATCTGGATAAATTACTGGATATGCTTGAAATTGGTACAAAGAGGTATAGCAGGGACGCAGTGCTGCTAATTCCTTATGCTGAAAGTGGTCTTGTGGCGGAGCTTTATGAGACGGCAATTGTTAATCGCACGGAATACAGACCGGAAGGTATTCTTGTTTTTGCCTCCTTACCTATTGAGACAAGGGGGCGTTATGAAACATATGTGGCAGGAGATGAGTACAATGTATGA
- a CDS encoding GTPase domain-containing protein yields MRECVIVGKPNSGKTMFALNFAGYLGSKNVDVTFRTYDGLTTCRHYSIDEAKRELCSSTKHKTRCLQSMVLKIAVGKTAVNFKLTDTCGIVEHIHQDEGIRKGMAQTIGLLRYADFIIHIVDLSIFPKYADHTNVDQDFYNYGISKNAYILLANKVDLPAAKENLGKLSAAFPHASIIPVSSLYGQGFKEVKLCVARNI; encoded by the coding sequence ATGCGAGAGTGTGTAATCGTTGGTAAACCTAACTCCGGCAAAACAATGTTTGCTTTAAATTTTGCAGGATATCTTGGCAGTAAAAATGTGGACGTTACTTTTCGAACCTATGACGGACTTACGACCTGCCGCCATTATTCCATTGACGAAGCGAAGCGTGAATTATGCTCATCAACCAAACACAAAACTCGTTGCCTCCAGTCGATGGTTTTAAAAATAGCTGTTGGTAAAACAGCCGTAAACTTTAAACTAACTGATACTTGCGGCATAGTTGAGCATATTCATCAGGATGAAGGCATTCGTAAGGGGATGGCTCAAACCATCGGCTTGCTCCGCTATGCCGATTTTATTATCCATATTGTGGATTTATCAATATTCCCAAAATACGCAGACCATACTAATGTGGACCAGGATTTTTACAATTATGGAATAAGTAAGAACGCGTATATCCTGCTGGCTAATAAAGTTGATTTGCCGGCAGCCAAAGAGAACCTCGGCAAGTTGTCAGCTGCTTTTCCTCATGCCAGTATTATTCCGGTTTCTTCTCTATACGGACAAGGTTTTAAAGAGGTGAAACTTTGTGTGGCAAGAAATATTTGA
- the spoVK gene encoding stage V sporulation protein K, giving the protein MTYPWPQDVLSAIKSGEISPSEAFRILQEMDNIVPRADSAGAQYSQAQRIDNILHELDNLIGLTEVKKLVREIYAFIEIQKRREKEKLNTEPLVLHMIFKGNPGTGKTTVARILGKIFNEMGVLSRGHLIEVERADLVGEYIGHTAQKTREQLKKAYGGILFIDEAYSLARGGEKDFGKEAIDCMVKAMEDHKDELILILAGYQKEMENFLQTNPGLKSRFPIHINFPDYHEPELMQIAEQMCLKRQYQLTSQTKAALIKVLNLSEKGAEENFGNARTVRNIIEKAIRRQAVRLISKQHISREELMLIEPGDLAEVGQCESV; this is encoded by the coding sequence ATGACATATCCGTGGCCCCAGGATGTGCTGTCGGCTATAAAATCCGGAGAGATTTCTCCGTCAGAAGCCTTTCGCATATTGCAGGAGATGGATAATATCGTCCCGCGTGCCGATTCGGCTGGCGCTCAGTATTCGCAAGCCCAACGAATTGATAACATTTTGCATGAATTAGATAATTTGATAGGTCTTACGGAAGTAAAAAAATTGGTGCGGGAAATATATGCGTTCATTGAGATACAAAAGCGGCGGGAAAAAGAAAAACTCAATACCGAGCCTTTGGTCTTGCACATGATATTTAAAGGAAATCCGGGAACAGGAAAAACTACCGTTGCCCGTATTCTAGGCAAAATATTCAACGAAATGGGTGTATTATCCCGTGGGCATTTGATCGAAGTAGAGCGGGCCGATTTGGTAGGCGAGTATATAGGCCATACTGCTCAAAAAACCAGAGAACAGTTAAAAAAAGCTTACGGCGGTATTCTGTTTATTGATGAAGCCTACTCCTTAGCACGGGGGGGAGAAAAAGATTTTGGTAAAGAGGCTATAGATTGTATGGTGAAAGCAATGGAGGATCATAAGGATGAATTGATCCTCATTTTAGCTGGTTATCAAAAAGAAATGGAGAATTTTTTACAGACCAACCCAGGCCTCAAATCGAGATTTCCTATCCATATTAATTTTCCCGATTATCACGAACCCGAATTAATGCAGATAGCTGAACAAATGTGCCTAAAACGGCAATATCAACTGACCAGTCAAACAAAAGCAGCCCTAATAAAAGTTCTAAATTTGTCAGAGAAAGGTGCTGAAGAAAATTTCGGTAATGCTAGAACGGTACGAAATATAATTGAAAAAGCCATTAGACGGCAAGCAGTTCGTTTGATTTCGAAACAGCATATCAGTAGAGAAGAACTAATGCTAATTGAGCCGGGTGATCTTGCGGAGGTGGGACAATGCGAGAGTGTGTAA
- the hfq gene encoding RNA chaperone Hfq has translation MTNKVINLQDSFLNQVRKENVPVIIYLVNGFQLRGAVKGFDNFTVIIENDSKQQLVYKHAISTITPFRPLSASIHEKKEDLVKVDK, from the coding sequence TTGACCAATAAAGTAATTAATCTTCAGGATAGTTTCCTCAATCAAGTACGCAAAGAAAATGTTCCCGTCATTATATATTTGGTTAACGGTTTTCAATTGCGTGGCGCAGTAAAGGGATTCGATAATTTTACTGTTATAATCGAAAACGATAGTAAGCAGCAATTGGTATATAAACATGCAATTTCAACCATTACTCCCTTTCGTCCGCTATCTGCCAGTATCCATGAGAAAAAAGAAGATCTCGTAAAGGTGGATAAGTGA
- the miaA gene encoding tRNA (adenosine(37)-N6)-dimethylallyltransferase MiaA, whose protein sequence is MERLIAIIGPTAVGKTKISIDLAKLLKTEIISGDSMLVYRGLNVGTAKPDLRERAGISHHLIDILEPYEEFSVVEFQQRARKLISDINDRQLIPILAGGTGLYVKALIEDYQFSHANGNEELRGKLASIAKERGNPYLHNILKEVLPEVANRLHPNDVRRVIRALEVYYLGGEKISQNKLPETGLLYDALVLGFNIDRSILYERIHTRVDCMISQGLVEEVANLLNRGVPSESQAMQGIGYKEIVEYLAGQVDLAVAIENIKKATRNFAKRQLTWYRKMPYIEWIDLGKFDEYDKILEIVYNYIAEKYGIG, encoded by the coding sequence ATGGAACGCCTAATAGCCATCATCGGGCCTACAGCCGTTGGAAAAACCAAGATTAGTATAGATTTGGCGAAATTATTAAAAACTGAAATCATCTCTGGCGACTCGATGTTAGTCTATCGTGGGCTGAATGTTGGAACTGCCAAACCCGACCTTAGGGAACGCGCAGGTATTTCCCATCATCTGATTGACATTCTAGAGCCTTATGAGGAATTTAGTGTTGTAGAGTTTCAACAACGGGCAAGAAAGCTTATTTCTGATATTAATGATCGACAGCTAATCCCGATTTTGGCAGGTGGAACCGGGCTATACGTTAAAGCTCTTATTGAAGATTATCAGTTTAGTCATGCGAATGGCAATGAAGAATTGCGTGGCAAGCTGGCATCTATCGCGAAAGAACGGGGAAATCCGTACCTCCATAATATACTTAAAGAAGTATTGCCGGAAGTGGCTAATCGTCTTCATCCCAACGATGTCCGACGAGTTATCAGGGCTTTAGAAGTATATTACCTAGGGGGCGAAAAAATATCTCAAAATAAACTTCCGGAAACAGGACTTCTTTACGATGCTCTAGTTTTAGGTTTCAATATTGACCGGTCGATTCTTTATGAAAGAATACACACACGCGTCGACTGTATGATTTCTCAAGGCTTGGTGGAGGAAGTAGCCAATTTATTAAATAGGGGTGTACCCAGTGAGTCTCAGGCTATGCAAGGCATTGGCTACAAAGAGATAGTCGAGTATCTTGCGGGACAAGTGGATTTGGCCGTTGCTATTGAGAACATTAAAAAAGCTACCAGAAACTTTGCTAAAAGACAGTTGACCTGGTACCGGAAGATGCCCTACATAGAGTGGATTGATCTTGGCAAATTTGATGAGTACGATAAAATATTGGAAATAGTTTACAATTATATTGCGGAAAAGTATGGTATAGGGTAG
- a CDS encoding class I SAM-dependent methyltransferase: protein MDIVVTTIQEPSWEIIDCGREIAKKLAVPFTPRGRTSLNNLKDQFHADMVLVATSNGPVVHTPGGEYFFHLSMAELRIKNIIIGKHDHMIDAMELAFGNSVLDCTLGLATDAIVANFVAGSKGRVVGLESSPVIALVTGSGLSRFILANDELKITESLRRIEVKNIDYMDYFHSLPDNSFDIVYFDPMFRQPVYRSSCMKPLRYLTDKQPVTVDAVEEAMRIAKKRVVIKDGRDSEQFAKLGINRFFGGKYSRIKYGIIHCDQSSLGQKVREAERWNA, encoded by the coding sequence ATGGATATTGTAGTTACTACCATACAAGAGCCGTCTTGGGAAATAATCGATTGCGGGCGGGAGATTGCGAAAAAATTGGCTGTTCCTTTTACTCCACGGGGACGGACTTCTCTCAACAATCTCAAAGATCAATTTCATGCAGACATGGTATTGGTGGCTACCAGTAACGGACCGGTAGTGCACACACCAGGGGGAGAGTATTTTTTTCATTTAAGCATGGCTGAATTGCGAATAAAAAATATCATAATTGGAAAACATGACCATATGATAGACGCAATGGAATTGGCCTTTGGCAATTCGGTGCTTGACTGTACTTTAGGTTTAGCCACCGACGCCATAGTTGCAAATTTTGTGGCAGGAAGCAAAGGTCGTGTTGTTGGATTGGAAAGTTCCCCTGTTATTGCTCTAGTCACCGGTAGCGGGCTCAGTCGCTTTATACTTGCAAATGATGAACTTAAGATTACTGAATCTTTGCGGCGAATTGAAGTTAAAAATATAGACTACATGGACTATTTTCATTCTCTTCCGGATAATAGTTTTGACATAGTTTATTTTGACCCAATGTTTCGTCAGCCTGTTTATAGAAGTTCCTGCATGAAACCGTTAAGGTATTTGACAGACAAGCAGCCGGTTACCGTCGATGCGGTTGAGGAAGCTATGCGAATAGCAAAAAAACGGGTAGTCATTAAAGATGGGCGGGATAGTGAGCAATTTGCCAAATTAGGTATTAACCGTTTTTTCGGAGGCAAATACAGCCGCATCAAATACGGGATCATTCATTGCGATCAGTCATCTCTAGGGCAAAAGGTTAGGGAGGCTGAGAGATGGAACGCCTAA
- the mutL gene encoding DNA mismatch repair endonuclease MutL, whose amino-acid sequence MARIKVLDENTANKIAAGEVVERPAAVVKELVENSIDAGSKSIEVEIAEGGTSYIRVTDDGIGMSRQDAELSILRHATSKIKNAADLTAISTLGFRGEALPSIGAVSKFTLTTRQMGDDLAAQVALNGGIVEPIQEVGAGIGTSVVVEDLFFNTPARRKFLKSVTAESGHISDIIGKLALSNPNIAFKFINNKKIVLLTTGNGKLQDVIACMYGHKVAPDLIPVQYFQDEITIAGFVGKPALLKSGRQWQTFIVNKRVVNNRMLVKALDNGYFSLVPKNGNPLVVLDVMIPLNSIDVNVHPQKKEVKFSDEQQIYRIVYKAILEALANKLPDKDAKEGSIAAATVAPTHNNFFHDQGISSPNTAGKTYFHTLPKPQLLWQDNPDKLSFAEARDIIRQEKDYGHQDPMPETGAASLQLVPLGQIDSCYIIAQGDDGLYIIDQHAAHERIMYERLGRAAGRIPSQQLLVPVFLEFSSSDCDIIAEHKPLFYDLGFTLEQTGPDTMRLEETPADIPVDEAEPIIRQVLSLMQNMHQPTPETLRHSYLQIAACRAAIKAGDLLNMRQMQALLTELGSIQFPYTCPHGRPTTIRVSFAELAKMFKRT is encoded by the coding sequence ATCGCAAGAATAAAGGTACTTGATGAAAATACTGCGAATAAGATAGCCGCCGGTGAAGTGGTTGAGCGTCCGGCGGCGGTTGTCAAAGAACTGGTTGAAAACTCTATTGATGCCGGCAGTAAGAGCATTGAGGTTGAAATTGCCGAGGGTGGCACCAGTTATATCAGGGTTACTGATGATGGAATAGGTATGAGTCGTCAAGATGCCGAGTTATCCATCCTGCGGCACGCTACCAGTAAAATTAAAAATGCTGCTGATCTTACGGCTATTTCTACGTTAGGTTTTCGCGGTGAAGCCCTTCCCAGTATTGGAGCGGTTTCCAAGTTTACTCTGACTACCCGGCAGATGGGAGACGATCTGGCTGCACAAGTGGCATTGAACGGCGGCATAGTCGAACCTATTCAGGAAGTCGGCGCCGGGATTGGTACTTCGGTAGTCGTCGAAGACCTTTTCTTTAACACACCTGCCAGACGAAAGTTTTTGAAATCAGTTACTGCTGAAAGTGGCCATATCAGCGATATTATTGGCAAGCTGGCTTTATCGAACCCCAATATTGCTTTTAAATTTATAAATAATAAGAAAATAGTACTGCTGACTACCGGAAATGGAAAGCTACAAGATGTAATCGCCTGTATGTACGGACATAAGGTAGCGCCGGATCTTATTCCTGTTCAGTATTTTCAAGATGAGATCACCATAGCGGGATTTGTGGGGAAACCGGCTTTATTAAAAAGCGGTAGACAATGGCAAACGTTCATTGTAAATAAACGGGTAGTAAACAATCGAATGCTTGTAAAAGCATTAGACAATGGCTATTTTTCGCTGGTTCCCAAAAATGGTAATCCGTTAGTTGTTTTAGACGTAATGATTCCTCTGAACAGTATTGATGTAAATGTCCATCCTCAGAAGAAGGAAGTTAAATTCAGTGATGAACAGCAAATATACCGAATCGTCTATAAAGCGATTTTAGAAGCCCTTGCCAATAAATTGCCGGATAAGGATGCAAAAGAAGGAAGTATAGCAGCAGCCACTGTTGCACCGACTCATAATAACTTTTTTCATGATCAGGGAATCTCTTCTCCCAATACAGCAGGAAAAACATATTTTCATACTCTGCCAAAACCGCAGCTATTGTGGCAGGATAATCCTGACAAACTCTCGTTCGCAGAAGCCAGGGACATAATCAGGCAGGAGAAAGACTATGGGCACCAGGACCCCATGCCCGAAACCGGTGCAGCATCGCTCCAACTTGTGCCTCTGGGGCAAATTGACTCTTGTTACATTATCGCGCAAGGTGATGACGGCCTTTATATTATTGATCAGCACGCCGCCCATGAGAGAATAATGTATGAACGATTAGGCAGAGCGGCAGGACGAATACCCTCGCAACAACTATTGGTTCCTGTCTTTCTTGAATTTTCTTCATCTGATTGTGATATCATCGCTGAACATAAACCTCTCTTTTATGACTTGGGGTTTACGTTAGAACAAACGGGGCCTGATACAATGCGGTTAGAAGAAACCCCTGCCGACATTCCGGTAGATGAAGCTGAGCCTATAATTCGACAAGTATTAAGTTTAATGCAAAACATGCACCAGCCAACTCCGGAAACACTGCGCCATTCCTATCTGCAAATTGCCGCCTGCCGGGCTGCGATTAAAGCCGGAGATCTTTTGAATATGCGTCAGATGCAAGCCCTGCTTACTGAACTGGGAAGTATACAATTTCCCTATACGTGCCCGCATGGACGACCTACCACGATAAGAGTGAGCTTCGCGGAGCTGGCTAAAATGTTTAAACGTACCTGA
- the mutS gene encoding DNA mismatch repair protein MutS yields MTASYTPMMEQYRDIKSKHPNEILFFRLGDFYEMFFEDAELAARELEITLTSREGGHNIRVPMCGVPYHAVESYITKLINKGYKVAICEQVEDPKQTKGIVRREVIKIITPGTILSELLLSETGNNYLVLLYEEDDTISLSAADISTGECLWTLFAGNSRLTAVCDQLFRLMPSELVTVGKIHSLDTISSFVSQRIPSCAQTTLVVDDVTQAEQLPQRHFSPEELPGNPCVLSSLGYLLYYLHYTVKNDLSHINRLINLDTKEYLVLDAATLRNLEITRNMRDGGRKDTLLSVLDFTKTAMGGRLLKKWMEFPLINPLQIIRRQDAIEEFVQKPTLREQMIEELGKIYDFERIMTRIEVGTASARDLVSLKASLAVLPAIKERLNSCGAKFWLDINLSLNTHANVVNMIAAAIVDNPPLSVREGNIIRQGYDLELDELRSLARDSKQLIQEMEAKEREITGIKSLKVGYNKIFGYYIEVTHANSAAVPPNYVRKQTLVNAERYITPELKDFETKILGAQEKIVNIEYQLFLTIRDYIKERLQDIQLTARQIAQLDVITGLAEAAARYNYVRPQLNHNSEIIVKDGRHPVVERLLKREMFVPNDTTLNHNDSEIMIITGPNMAGKSTYMRQVALLTLMAQTGSFIPVREASICTVDRIFTRVGASDDLATGQSTFMVEMNEVAQIVKYASARSLIILDEIGRGTSTFDGMSIARAVVEYIRDKVGAKTLFATHYHELTDLADTSRVIKNYSIAVKERGSDIVFLRRIVPGGADKSYGIHVAQLAGLPKRIIERAQQVLQELEASKSIVSVSQQSREQIAATSTITPVSLFSSSVADEILTIDILSTTPLEALNILYRLQNKARKETGSI; encoded by the coding sequence GCTGATTAATAAAGGTTATAAAGTTGCCATCTGCGAACAAGTTGAGGATCCCAAACAAACAAAAGGAATTGTACGCAGGGAAGTTATCAAAATCATTACACCCGGTACTATTCTATCCGAACTTTTACTCTCAGAAACAGGGAACAATTATCTTGTCCTTCTATATGAAGAAGATGATACTATCAGTTTATCCGCTGCCGACATATCGACAGGGGAGTGCCTATGGACTTTATTTGCCGGGAACTCCCGTTTGACGGCAGTTTGTGATCAATTATTCCGCCTGATGCCGTCTGAATTAGTGACTGTTGGCAAGATACATAGTTTAGATACTATTAGTTCTTTTGTTTCCCAGCGGATTCCCAGTTGTGCCCAAACCACATTGGTTGTAGATGATGTCACCCAGGCGGAGCAACTTCCTCAACGGCATTTCTCACCGGAAGAGTTACCCGGAAACCCTTGTGTGTTATCTTCGCTGGGGTATTTGCTTTATTATCTCCACTATACAGTTAAGAATGACCTATCCCATATTAATCGGCTCATTAATTTGGACACTAAGGAATACCTGGTTTTGGATGCCGCTACTTTACGCAATCTTGAGATTACTAGAAACATGCGGGATGGAGGACGAAAAGACACTTTATTATCAGTGCTGGATTTCACTAAAACAGCCATGGGCGGACGTCTTCTGAAAAAATGGATGGAATTTCCCCTGATTAATCCCTTACAAATTATCCGACGCCAGGATGCAATCGAGGAGTTTGTGCAAAAGCCTACCCTGCGGGAACAGATGATTGAAGAATTGGGGAAAATATACGACTTCGAACGGATCATGACCAGAATCGAAGTGGGGACGGCCAGCGCCAGGGATTTAGTGTCGTTGAAAGCTTCCCTTGCGGTACTGCCGGCAATTAAAGAGCGTCTCAACAGTTGTGGAGCGAAATTTTGGCTAGACATAAATCTTTCCCTTAACACTCATGCCAATGTTGTTAATATGATTGCTGCAGCCATTGTGGATAACCCGCCTCTGTCAGTTCGGGAGGGCAATATTATCAGACAGGGCTATGATCTGGAGTTAGATGAACTGCGTAGCTTGGCCCGGGATAGCAAACAATTAATTCAGGAAATGGAAGCAAAGGAGCGGGAAATTACCGGCATCAAGTCTTTAAAGGTTGGCTACAATAAAATATTTGGTTATTACATTGAGGTAACTCACGCCAATTCCGCGGCAGTACCCCCCAACTATGTACGTAAGCAGACACTGGTAAATGCAGAGCGGTATATTACGCCGGAATTAAAGGATTTTGAAACTAAAATTTTAGGTGCGCAAGAGAAAATTGTCAATATTGAGTATCAGCTCTTTCTCACCATTCGCGATTATATAAAAGAACGTCTACAGGACATTCAACTGACAGCAAGACAAATTGCCCAACTTGATGTAATCACAGGCTTGGCTGAAGCGGCTGCCCGCTATAATTATGTTCGACCGCAATTAAATCATAACTCGGAAATTATTGTTAAAGATGGCCGTCATCCGGTAGTGGAGCGTCTTCTAAAACGTGAAATGTTTGTACCCAATGACACAACCTTGAATCATAATGACAGCGAAATTATGATCATTACAGGGCCTAATATGGCAGGTAAATCGACTTACATGCGTCAGGTGGCGTTATTAACCCTTATGGCACAAACCGGCAGCTTTATACCTGTCCGTGAAGCTTCAATCTGCACCGTGGATAGAATCTTTACCCGTGTGGGCGCAAGTGATGATTTGGCTACAGGTCAAAGCACATTCATGGTAGAGATGAATGAAGTAGCGCAAATTGTAAAATATGCATCAGCCAGAAGTTTAATCATTCTTGATGAAATCGGCAGGGGAACCAGCACCTTTGATGGAATGAGTATTGCTAGGGCGGTAGTTGAATATATCCGGGACAAAGTCGGAGCGAAAACGTTGTTTGCAACTCATTACCACGAACTTACGGACTTGGCTGACACCAGCAGGGTAATAAAGAATTATTCCATTGCGGTAAAAGAGCGTGGCAGTGATATTGTTTTTTTACGACGCATCGTCCCTGGCGGAGCTGACAAAAGCTACGGTATTCACGTAGCCCAACTTGCCGGTCTGCCAAAACGTATTATTGAACGGGCCCAACAGGTATTGCAGGAATTAGAGGCCAGTAAGAGTATAGTGTCGGTTTCGCAGCAAAGCAGGGAGCAAATAGCTGCTACAAGCACTATCACGCCTGTATCGCTGTTTTCTTCCAGCGTTGCCGACGAAATATTGACAATTGATATACTGTCAACAACTCCGTTAGAGGCTTTAAACATTCTTTATCGTCTGCAGAATAAGGCAAGAAAGGAAACCGGTAGTATATGA